The stretch of DNA ATTATTAtgctccattttgcagatggagaaactgaggctcaaagcaGTTAAGTCTGCCCAACAATCACACAGCCAgtaggcagcagagctgggactgaaCCCAGATCTCACTGGTGCCAGAATTCACTAGCTCTTCTGCTGGCAGCAAGAAGAGCAGAGCAAAGGGTCCAGGAAGCAGCAGTCGTTCTTGGgaaacttcttccttttttttttttgtctttttagggccgcactcgaggcatatggacgatcccaggctaagtgtcaaatcgaagctacatctgctggcctacgccacagccacagccacagcaactcaggatccctgacccactgagcgaggccagagatcgaacccacgttctcatggatactagttaggttcttaacccgctgagccacaacaggaattcccgaAACTTCTGCTTTGTCTCTATTGCTTGTTCCTCTGTCCCTTTGGTCTGGGAACTGGCGCTGCCAGCCTCTCCCCATCAACCCCAGGGCTGGGCATTCACAGCTCACTACCTACCCTCTAGGCTTCAGTCACATGGCAGAGACCAGGTATTTAGCTGGACCTGAGAAACACTGCCCTCACCTCTGGTCCAtgatgccgcagctgcagcttctggtcctcctcttccttctctcttttttcttccttctcactgGGGGCTCATTTTTCCAGGGAGATATGAAAAGTTTGATAAGGAACCTAGAGCACACTGTCTGCTACCATCCTAAGATGCTGTTGGAGAAGCTGGGAGGGTACAGAGGTTCGTGTGGGTGAAAGCTGGAagtggggggcagtggggagcGTTGGATGGAGGATGTCTGGGGGGACAAAGAAGGCTCATTCATGTCATGGCAGCTGTGCCTGGGTGCTGCCAGGTGCAGGCCCTGCAGAAGCAAAAGGACATGACACTCCTGCCCCAGACTCACATCTGGTAAGAGAGACAGACAGTCATTCTGCAATGCCACacattttattgagcacctactatccATAAATTATCTTTCTATGGGCTCGAGACAGGGTTATGAACAAGACACACAAATCCGTGCCCTGGTAGAGCTGACATTCTATCACAGGAGGCAGATAAGTGGAAATATTCATATCTTCCCGGTGATCAGCACCTCAggacaaagaaaataaggaaggggCTTTGGGACTAGCCGTGTGAGAAGATACTCCGCGAAGACCTGACTAACCATGTGAAATTTTAAGCAGAGCCCTGAAGGGAGTGAGGTCTTTCCTAAAGGCAGCCAGGCAGGCAGCGGAAAGAGCAGTTCATGTGGAGGGAACGGCCAGGGCAAAGTCTAGAGGAGGGATCTTGCCCGGCATATTCAAGGCATAGCAGTGTGAGAGGATGGAAATGaagggagatgaggtcagagagatcAAAGGAACCGAGTATTACAACAGCCTCCATCATTCAGTAATTCCGCATTCAACACCCATGGGCCAAGAAATGCAGCCGTGAACAAGAGAGGAAAAGCCCTGCCCTCTGGAGTTGAGGGGgagatagaaaattttaaaagctgaataaagGAGATAATTTTAGGAGTCCCCTAAAAgttgaaggatccggtgttgccacaagctgtggcgtaggtcgaggatgcgcctcggatctggcattgccgagacgGTGGCATAGGCcaaggctccaattcgaccctgaccctgggaacctccatatgctgtggctgtggctgtggctcttaaaaaaaaaagacaaacattttagAGTCACATGTGTTGTGCACATGGGAAAGCCAGGGGATGGGACTGTTCTGGCTGGATGTGTAGGAAGGCTGCAGCCGCAGGCCAGAGAAGGAGGCAGCCAGGCAGAGCTTCCGGAGCAGGGTGTGCTGGGCAGAGGGGCCCCAGTGGTGGCTGCAGGGCATGTGGTGATGGGAGTGATGGTGGGACAGCAAGGGATCTAGTGACAGGCGGGCAGTCCTGCAATGAAAAGGGCATGCAGGTCCTATAGACTCTCCAGATCTAGATGCCCTGGGAAGTCCTGAGAGGATTTAAAGCAGGGCAATAATAATGTGggatttacctttaaaaaaaagtcctctaggagttccctggaggttcAGTGGTTTTTCACAATGGTCACTGCAATggttccagtcactgctgtggtgaggcttccatcactggcctgggaacgtccacaggcacaggtgtggccaaaaaaaatatctTCTGGCTGTTTTGGGGAGAACAGATGGGAGCTGGTGGGGAGGTGGAACTGCAGCGGGTAGAGTGGGCTGAATGGCTCCTGGCAAGAGTAGAAGAATCAAGGAGACCAGGAAGAGGCTCCTGTCAATCTAGTCCTcctctgctgctttctttttttctttttctttttgtcttttagggccacacctgcggcatatggagtttcccaggctagggctccaatcagagctacggctgttggcctacaccacagccacagcaaagcgggctccgagccaagtctgcaacctacaccacagctcacggcaacaccagatccttaacccactgagcaagaccagggatcgaacccacgtcctcatggatgctagtcaggttcgctaactgctgagttTCACGATGGAAACTCTGCTTTACTCTTGATCATACATAATAAATAGGATTATACATATAAGATCTAAatcataattattaataaaacccAACATAAATATATTATAGAATAAAATGTCTGATCttgattttatacattaaaatcaGTTAGTTTTAGTTTTATGCAAACACCCTCAAACCATCACCCAAATCAGGATACAGAGCACTGGGAATTCCCTGTGGCTTAGCAGCTAAAGGATCTGATGTCATCaccacaggttcaacccctgaccccagaacttgtccttgccacaggcatggccaaaaaaaaaaaaaaaaaaaggaaaaatacagagcATTTCCAGCACCCTAGAAGGCTTGTTTTTGAATGTCATATAATGGAATCATCTATATCTGCcttcttttgctcaacatttTGTCCTAGACACCTCTGTATTTTGCTTATGAGTTTATTATGTCTTCCCTCAAGCTGTGCTTGTCCAGTCATGTGATCACTTTTCATGTGCggttattgaaattaaaattaaacaacatttaaaattcaGCTCCCAGGTCAAGCCAaccacatttcaggtgctcaatGGCCACAGGTGGCTAGTGATTATTGAACAGGACCTTACAGAAGAGGCCCATTTTCATCACTGTAGAAAGTTCTATTAGAGGGCTGTCTGGAATGTCAGCTCCAGAAGGGCAGGCATTTCTGCTGGTTCTATTCCCATCTGTTTTCCCAGGGCTTGAACACAGTAGGTATTCAGTATTTGCTTGTTGGAAGactactgagggagttccctgcatggctcagcagtaacgaaccctactaagatccttaaggatgcaggttcaatccccggcctcggcCTCGCTAAGCCGGTTAAAGATcagacgttgccgtgagctggggtgtaggttgcagtcacggcttGAATCTTGCCTTGCCCTGggtgtggcataagctggcagctgtagccccgaatccgacccctagcctgggagggtcggccctaaaaaaagcaaaaaaaaaaaaaaagattgccgaAATTGACAGAAGGACGGTAGGTGGTAGATGATGTGCCTCCAGCACTGGGGAATCCTTGattgatgtgtgtgtatgtgtttggggGTGGGGCGCGTAGGTGACAATCGAGCTCAGCTGAAGGTGAGTAGGAGTTGGCAGGAGATTGTGCAGTGGCAGATGGAAAGGTCTCGCTCACCCTCGTGTGTCCCAGAAAGTAACCTATTTTGAGGACCCTAAGGGCAAGCCGTCAAAAACTGTTCGTTCTCCTCTGGGCACAAAGCTGGTCCTGCAGGCGCCGTGTTCCCAGCCTGGCGGGAGGGGGCGCTAGTGAGGgcaccctgggggaggggaaggcaacAGGCCGCAGTGGAACCAGccaggccgggccgggccggcTCCCCGCAGAACACTGGGGAGATTTGCATGCGAAGCAGGACGTGCAAGAGAGGCCGCTGCACGGGTCGGTGGAGAGCTGCGAGTCCCACTGCACCCTAAAGGAGTCGGAGGGCAGAGCGTGCCACACGCATGTGGGTGTtggtgcagggggcggggggtgcgtGGGCGATGGGGGGGGCGGCTCATGGAAGGTGGAACCAGGGCGGACACAGAGcccaagggaaggaaggaagggtaggTGGGCAGCAATGACCCTGGAATTCTCTGCTGGGTTAGTGGGTGGACAGACCCGAGGCAAGTCTTCATCCCAGGGGCTTGGAATCCTGGCTGGAGGGCAGGCATGGGGTGTGGCGATGCTTCTCTTTCTAATATGGGTTCTGTTCTTCAGGGGTCACCTCAGCAAACCCCACAAGTAGCACTGTAAATGGGTCTGGCCCTAACCTGCCTCCACCTCTGCCTCAGACCACCCTCATCCCAAGCTCCAGAAGGTCTGCTGTGGCCCCACATGCTCCTGGGGGGGAGGTTTGGGATGAAGCAACTGCTGATCTGACTGTTCAGGAGAGGGGATTGATTTACCCATGAAAGGATTTGAGGAGATGGTGGCCCCCTGTCAATGTTCATCCACTTTCAATTGGCAGGTGGGGcagttccccagtggctctgtgggttaaggacctggcattgtcactgctgtggctctggttactgctgtggcgagggtttgatacctggcccgggaacttccacataccccgGGTCTCTGCCAAAACAAAAGAGATTTGGCAGATGGTTTAACAGGGGAAaagtgatgccagggatggagTTAGGAGGGCACTGAGCAACCGTAGGGGccagcctggaggaggtgaccaGAGACAGACTCGGAGTAGCTGGGTGAGAAGGTCTTTGTGCGCAGGCTCTTCTGCTGTGTGTGGAGATCGGCCCCAGAGCTGGGGGTGTGGTGAAAGTGGGGGGTGCCCctcagggcagagggcagagccgTCCCCAAGGTCGAGGCCAAAGTCTCACCTTTCCCAGATGTTCCTCAGCCTCTATAACAAGTGTCCCTGCCAGCTGGACCTGACTTGTGTTTTTCGGAAGAATTAGAAATTGTTTAAAATCGTCTACAGCCAttgtaagaaaattgaaaaaaggaGGGCAACTAAGAAAACTGTCTTTTAATGCTCTCTCTTCCTTGCCTCCCCACCCAGTTCTCTGCTCACTCCCATGACTACCAGAGTTGTGTGTTCCTgcccctggccccagagcccccCAAGAGGGGAGGGCCAAGAAGGGAAGGATGATACATCATCATTGAAATAAGAGCTTTCTCTGCTGGTAGCCGTGGCCCCCTTCCTTGCTAATAGAATCCCAGTATTGTTTGGGCGGTCATGTGCCCAGCCCTGGAGAGGGGTCATAACTAGTCTAAGCCAGTCTTGGTGATCCATTCCCTTTGCCCAATACTtgctttcccagcctcccttgcagctgaaGGTGGTCAGGTGACCCTGCGGTAGCCATGGTGACATGGCGCGCTCAGCCTTGAGGTGTGAGGGCAAGATTAAGAAGGTGCACCtgactgtaattgtaatgtatacatgtaaggataacctgacccccttgctgtacagtgggaaaattaaaaaaaaaaaaaaaaaaaagagagagacagaaaaaaaaaaaaagaatgaaagaatttaTAGCCACTTTTCTGGTAGGTTTGATAAATCACGTTGTctccataattaaaaataaatatatatgcaatttaaaaaaaaaaaaaaaagaaggtgcacCTGGAGAAGCACTCTGCCCTCACCCAGTACCCCACCCAGCCTCTACTCCAGGCTTCCTAACTTAgactttgacccctagcttgggaacttccatatgccacaggtgtggccttaaaaaaaaatggaaaaaaagaaaatggtgagaGGATGTGATGTTAGGAGCTGCTGTGAAGGCATTAGCCAGCCTGGGGGATGTGAAGAGAACTGCGACCTGCCAGCACCCAAACAAATGCCAGCACTTCTACCTCTAGGCTTCTTCATGCCCAAGAAATATCTGCCCCCTTTGTTTAAGCCATAATTACTTGGATTTTTCAATTACTTACAGCTGAATCCAGTCTTAACTCATAAACCTAATGGCTTCTCGAAGGGTTCATTATCCCAGAACTACATACAGgatcctggggctgggagagCATCTCAATTTCATTTAGttcactgcccccctccccatttaTGTGACTCTCCTCCCTGCATGTCCACCAAGAGGTCAGTGAACCTGCACTTGCATTTCTCAGTGACCAGGTGCTCAGGACTCTAAGGAAACCCAGGCTTTTTGGTTCCAGAAGGtataacattttaatatgaaTCCCAAACTAGATTCCTTATAATTCCACCCATTTGTCTGAGAATGAATGATTGGGAAAGACCAGTGAATCATAGAAAGGGTAAGGGATGGAGTTGGATGATTTAGTggccatttttttctaattacatgACCTTGGGtgaattacttaacctctctgaacttcagttccTTTTATCTATAGAGACAACGAATTCTCCTTCCCAAGGTCATTGTGAGGATTTGCTAGCACAGAATAAGCCCCCGACTGTTAGTGGTCTGACCCCTTAACACACGGATGTGTCACATCTGAGAGTTTGGCCCGGAAGAGAGGTGAGCTCAGGACAGGGGACTACGTTTTGATGCAGGGCAAAAAATACGGGCCATGGCAACTCCTGacaagaggggtgtgtgtgtgtgtgtaaataagtGCTTGCCTGTATGCCTGAGAACGTGGCGGGGCTAGAAGGGCATCCCagagaggttcccagcctggcgGGGTCCGTGTCACAACCTTGTCTCCAGCCCGGCGCCTCTTCCTGCCTGGCCCCCGATCCTTTCCTCCTTTTCGGACCTGATTGACGCCTGCCCTGATGGGGCAAAACTTGCTGAAACATCAAGGAAGGGGCTGACTGGGCAAGAACATCCAGGAGCCTAGGGAAGGTTTGCAAGAGGGGCTTTAATTGCCAAGAACCCAATGAGAAGACGGAGGTGCCAGCCAGGGAGTAGTGGTGGAAGGAGGGGCGTCCCTCGGTGCTCCAGCTGGTGTGTGTTCTCAGTCACTGGAGCGTCCAACATCATGGCAGATACCAAAGTTGGTGTTGGTGATGGAGCCCACGAGACTCTTGTCCCCCTCACAGGTCAGGCCCCGTTCACAGGGACACTTGTAGTAAACCCCATAGAGCGTCTGCAGAGACATGGAGCCAGTGGAGCCACAGGTCATAGGGGCTACTTTGGGTGTCACTTGCCCCTGTCTGACTGCTCTGTCTTTTCAGA from Sus scrofa isolate TJ Tabasco breed Duroc chromosome 7, Sscrofa11.1, whole genome shotgun sequence encodes:
- the CLPSL1 gene encoding LOW QUALITY PROTEIN: colipase-like protein 1 (The sequence of the model RefSeq protein was modified relative to this genomic sequence to represent the inferred CDS: inserted 1 base in 1 codon) — translated: MAETRYLAGPEKHCPHLWSMMPQLQLLVLLFLLSFFFLLTGGSFFQGDMKSLIRNLEHTVCYHPKMLLEKLGGYRGSCGCAVFPAWREGALVRAPWGRGRQQAAVEPARPGRAGSPQNTGEICMRSRTCKRGRCTXSVESCESHCTLKESEGRACHTHPPLQLKVVR